A single Diachasmimorpha longicaudata isolate KC_UGA_2023 chromosome 10, iyDiaLong2, whole genome shotgun sequence DNA region contains:
- the LOC135166690 gene encoding uncharacterized protein LOC135166690 isoform X1 — MANIKVAVRVRPISQREINVTGSDVVIHTGSREISLTNLKVSSSKAGDSRERTRRYTFDYCFDSSDPVAENYASQERIYSTLGESVLETIFRGYNSCLVAYGQSASGKTYTMMGTKDDPGLIPRICNGIFARVAGRNEMSQESFRISVSYLEVYNERVRDLLKPPTSSNGLRVREHPRLGPYVQGLTQHQVETLSSLMSRVEEGTKARKTASTLQNPTSSRSHALLTLTLEPFTSTGIASASIQTSESSTSRNVRRQDFSHGCKLHLVDLAGSENAAACAGINRLKEGANINKSLVALGNVISALAERGNSGNNPGRRFIPYRDSALTWLLKDSLGGNATTIMLATISPASGSFNETSHTLRFAQRAQSVINRPVINEDPVAKIIRELRAEVARLKSLLLEKNIEPHTELKHPPCPCQHNQDRQDFETRCVSTSTSNSPTPDSVSSNVSLTRRHSTSDSITPKSDTNTPPKCFGSLEIIENIDDTSYNLPLTNYNCARISQLIEEEVNEPVFVDIPTLVAVLIKPDDIVQSNSHQIEEISSDVVPEDSIENDFAGCVSPKAIKNLDTEKIETVNHKIETNEVDYVPSFHIIDSSPKCQTSHKAKLRKQQSTDSNLHGITPALVVSKRYGSTETLGKRSQPPAVVQKSQILSTSVEKRVNSDKPKKLNNIREIDDKSDQLKRDFSTKHRPTLTRKSSIDVLKRRTSKDSSSSSSKEEVNTKERRSSFLDSEQSKPHTIIQRTRRADIVAAVTERLYSSRKTSEDSNTASTPASDIRSPENSEVKLASATRMRLQEISRKMLAKRRRICVDTQTDSASTLRLKDKAINVREPKVLRKDASVLTDRHENYDLLEPSDKVVRRVKETSTSTADAPHLPPIYFKDSANITDHCSNHWDTMELCQHDSGILYDDAHFDGAVQMTESSMNTNLPIEPPSSGVQTSEEDTRTCCNGARHPAHPCQKNNKPCCPPKIIIPRGGDHESIAHDHNHDGHAHDHPPDHSDDHEHHHHDESVHDHQPHDHEDDHQTGHAHGHDHHDHHTHHQVIKPCCPPEVHSPHKHSPDDCDKSVISINLPDMINITIQSPVVLESKVKVFDGKDLRQSDTKRDTETQTDKKNALEIGTLTDESVNRPRTRDSSTTTITRPSSSQTDGRTFRIENIFHDPRGNGSTSIDVHPGISSNCYQPNNSILFTNSIGTSFTAGSRDNEKFYDSGQLSPVTRRRKSFANEWFNKASSTWPTSSRWRCQSPPSISPHNYNSPSTSIDTYPLSSNYFYNHDSPSNSSSSRKVSWRENYRINMSNTPGEQRTVTKPVETKVTDKLPTLMCPSAGVTNEGLRSSSFIGMIDRKGVYEQETNFSDDSLDPKDERVRRFAGDVKSDFIVKNKIEDSVNDNPCPPDVVAHTKRDCCDSLLCPEDTVDFDDTDIELPRTKVSGLSGDPSVPVQQFKSMILGVPLVPLLLNNDHDNDGILQRKSRDKKRVSFGDTDVITEPMTSSLRDYKFAGSLRSIMKLNNSESMDEKISWTGPIESNHSTRLNFRSRTPLDYDEISQKSGNIIEEYLDEALVFMRNINSINKCTSGGDGTNEKPLVRHRRQTLEASACSPYEKCLRSMERLEQCLSRVKCHEDGLQGVHDGRRRGSAEAKLGLAEISQDHPLSVNSVDDLSFKYNNNYRVDRYFHRSVDDADEDNESANFDFKTLDRYRRIIDTSRVRNTPKKRSRSLSSARVSDCELDNGIYPKLMGEIDEDALIARVKKSLPSPRCTISKYDSSDESSSSDEALAAFMESIDKVSRSKDKFKYPASPRVKFLQLLSERRRIVENSRSTGAS, encoded by the exons AGAAATAAACGTTACGGGGTCGGATGTTGTTATTCACACGGGTTCACGCGAGATATCCCTGACGAATTTAAAGGTGTCATCTAGCAAAGCTGGTGACAGTCGTGAACGCACGAGGAGATATACCTTCGATTACTGCTTCGATTCGTCAGATCCAGTGGCGGAAAATTATGCAAGTCAAGAGAGGATTTATTCGACACTCGGTGAATCAGTGCTTGAGACTATTTTTAGGGGTTATAATTCTTGTCTCGTTGCTTATGGACAAAGTGCATCGGGAAAGACGTACACGATGATGGGAACCAAg GATGATCCGGGGCTGATACCGAGAATCTGTAATGGGATTTTTGCGCGTGTTGCTGGACGTAATGAGATGAGCCAGGAGTCTTTCAGAATTTCCGTGAG CTATCTTGAAGTGTATAACGAGAGAGTGAGGGATCTCCTCAAGCCGCCGACAAGCTCAAACGGTCTCAGAGTACGCGAGCATCCTCGATTGGGTCCTTATGTACAAG GATTAACCCAGCATCAAGTTGAAACCCTGAGTTCGTTGATGTCTCGTGTGGAGGAGGGTACGAAAGCCCGCAAAACAGCCTCGACCCTGCAGAATCCCACCAGTAGTAGGAGTCACGCTCTTCTAACACTTACCCTCGAGCCATTCACCAGTACTGGAATAGCCAGTGCATCCATACAAACGTCGGAATCGTCGACGTCCAGGAACGTGCGACGACAGGACTTCAGTCACGGTTGCAAGTTACACTTGGTCGATCTGGCGGGCAGTGAGAATGCGGCTGCATGCGCTGGAATTAATCGTCTCAAA GAAGGTGCAAACATAAATAAGAGCCTAGTTGCACTGGGTAATGTGATCTCAGCTCTTGCGGAAAGAGGTAATAGTGGAAATAATCCAGGAAGAAGATTTATACCTTACAGAGACTCAGCACTAACGTGGCTCCTGAAAGACTCACTCGGTGGCAATGCAACCACCATTATGCTGGCAA CGATATCGCCAGCAAGCGGAAGCTTCAACGAGACGTCTCACACACTGCGGTTTGCCCAGAGGGCACAGAGTGTTATTAACAGGCCAGTGATAAATGAAGATCCAGTTGCTAAGATAATACGGGAGCTACGAGCAGAGGTTGCGAGATTAAAATCATTGCTTTTGGAGAAG AACATCGAGCCACATACGGAATTGAAGCATCCGCCATGCCCCTGTCAACATAACCAGGATCGTCAGGACTTCGAGACCAGATGCGTATCAACGTCGACGTCGAATTCACCAACGCCCGATTCAGTATCATCCAACGTCAGTCTGACGAGGCGACACAGTACGAGCGATTCCATCACCCCTAAATCAGATACGAATACTCCACCAAAGTGTTTTGGTTCActcgaaataatcgaaaatatcGATGATACTTCGTACAATTTACCACTGACAAATTACAATTGCGCGAGAATATCACAATTGATTGAAGAGGAAGTCAATGAACCGGTTTTTGTCGATATACCAACGTTGGTGGCTGTACTCATCAAACCAGACGACATTGTACAATCCAATTCCCATCAAATCGAGGAGATTTCCAGTGACGTTGTACCGGaagattcaattgaaaatgatttcGCTGGTTGTGTTTCGCCCAAGGCGATCAAAAATTTGGACACCGAGAAGATTGAAACAGTGAATCATAAAATCGAGACAAACGAAGTTGACTATGTACCGAGTTTTCACATTATCGATAGCAGTCCAAAGTGTCAGACCAGTCACAAGGCAAAACTACGTAAACAGCAGTCAACTGATTCTAATCTCCACGGAATTACACCAGCGTTAGTGGTTTCCAAGAGATACGGATCAACGGAGACACTGGGTAAGAGGTCGCAACCACCTGCGGTAGTTCAAAAGTCCCAAATACTCTCGACAAGCGTTGAAAAACGTGTGAACTCGGATAAACCGAAGAAGCTGAACAACATCAGGGAAATAGACGACAAATCGGATCAATTGAAACGTGATTTTTCCACCAAGCACAGACCAACTCTAACTCGAAAATCCAGCATTGATGTTCTGAAAAGACGAACAAGTAAGGACAGCAGTTCCAGCAGTTCCAAGGAGGAAGTTAACACAAAGGAGCGTAGGAGTAGTTTCCTCGATTCTGAGCAATCAAAGCCCCATACGATAATCCAACGTACCAGAAGAGCTGACATAGTTGCTGCTGTTACAGAGAGGCTCTATTCGAGCAGAAAGACGAGTGAGGACAGCAACACGGCGTCTACACCGGCCTCGGACATACGTTCCCCCGAGAATTCGGAGGTGAAATTGGCTAGTGCAACGAGAATGCGTCTACAAGAAATATCCCGAAAAATGTTGGCCAAAAGACGACGCATATGTGTTGACACGCAAACCGATTCGGCCTCAACTCTCCGCCTCAAGGACAAAGCCATCAACGTCAGAGAGCCAAAGGTCCTTCGTAAGGATGCGTCTGTGCTCACCGATCGTCATGAGAATTACGATTTACTCGAGCCCAGCGATAAAGTCGTTCGTCGTGTCAAAGAGACGTCCACATCAACGGCAGATGCACCACATCTACCGCCCATTTACTTCAAGGACTCAGCTAACATCACAGACCACTGCAGCAATCATTGGGACACAATGGAGTTGTGCCAGCACGATTCTGGAATACTTTATGATGATGCTCATTTCGATGGAGCGGTACAGATGACCGAGAGTTCTATGAATACGAATTTGCCAATTGAACCGCCATCCAGTGGGGTACAAACCTCCGAAGAAGACACAAGAACTTGTTGCAATGGTGCGCGTCATCCAGCGCACCCTTGCCAAAAGAATAATAAACCGTGTTGTCCacctaaaataattattccaagAGGAGGGGACCATGAATCCATTGCCCACGATCACAATCACGATGGACATGCCCACGATCATCCACCTGATCACAGCGACGATCACGAGCATCATCATCATGACGAAAGTGTTCATGACCACCAGCCACACGATCACGAGGACGATCATCAAACAGGTCATGCCCATGGTCATGACCACCACGATCATCACACTCATCATCAAGTGATAAAGCCCTGCTGTCCCCCAGAGGTTCATTCACCTCACAAGCACAGCCCAGACGACTGTGACAAGAGTGTAATCTCAATAAATCTTCCTGACATGATAAACATCACGATACAATCGCCCGTCGTATTGGAGTCAAAGGTCAAAGTATTTGACGGTAAGGATTTGCGTCAAAGTGATACAAAACGTGACACAGAAACTCagacagataaaaaaaatgcacttGAGATTGGTACACTTACTGATGAAAGTGTAAATCGTCCGAGAACGAGGGACTCGTCAACGACGACGATAACGAGACCGAGTAGCAGTCAAACTGACGGACGTACATTTAggatagaaaatatatttcatgatCCACGAGGCAATGGGTCAACATCGATCGACGTACATCCGGGTATTTCCTCAAATTGTTATCAACCCAACAATTCCATTCTCTTCACCAATTCCATTGGTACATCATTCACTGCTGGAAGCcgagataatgaaaaattttatgactccGGACAGTTGAGTCCAGTGACCAGACGACGGAAATCCTTCGCCAACGAGTGGTTCAACAAAGCGAGCTCTACGTGGCCAACATCGTCAAGATGGCGGTGTCAAAGTCCCCCGAGTATTTCACCCCATAATTACAACAGTCCGAGTACATCCATCGACACTTACCCATTATcatctaattatttttacaatcaTGATTCACCTTCTAATTCGTCATCATCGCGGAAGGTATCGTGGCGAGAGAATTACAGGATTAATATGTCGAATACTCCCGGTGAACAAAGGACTGTAACTAAACCAGTGGAGACAAAGGTCACAGATAAATTGCCAACGCTGATGTGCCCCAGCGCAGGCGTCACAAATGAGGGTCTGAGGTCGTCCTCCTTCATCGGGATGATAGATCGTAAGGGAGTTTACGAGCAAGAAACTAACTTTTCGGATGACAGCCTAGACCCTAAGGACGAGAGAGTGAGACGGTTCGCTGGTGATGTAAAAAGCGATTTTATCGTGAAAAATAAGATTGAAGATAGTGTGAATGATAATCCATGTCCTCCGGATGTTGTTGCACATACAAAAAGAGATTGTTGTGATTCATTGTTGTGCCCGGAGGATACGGTTGATTTTGATGATACGGATATTGAATTGCCGAGAACGAAAGTTAGTGGGTTATCAGGGGATCCATCAGTTCCTGTACAACAATTTAAATCAATGATTCTGGGTGTACCACTTGTcccattattattaaataatgatcACGATAATGACGGTATTTTGCAACGCAAATCGCGCGACAAGAAACGCGTGTCATTCGGTGATACCGACGTCATCACTGAGCCGATGACATCGTCATTGCGTGATTATAAATTTGCTGGGTCATTGAGATCGATAATGAAGCTGAATAATTCCGAATCAATGGATGAGAAAATCAGCTGGACAGGGCCAATTGAAtcaaatcactcgacaaggttgAATTTTCGAAGCAGAACTCCTCTGGATTATGATGAGATATCGCAAAAATCTGGTAACATCATTGAAGAATATTTGGACGAGGCGCTGGTATTCATGCGaaatataaattcaatcaaCAAGTGCACCAGCGGTGGTGATGGAACGAATGAAAAGCCCCTGGTGAGACATCGGAGGCAGACACTCGAGGCAAGTGCGTGCAGTCCTTACGAAAAATGCTTGAGGAGTATGGAGAGACTTGAGCAGTGTCTCAGCAGAGTCAAGTGTCATGAGGATGGGCTTCAGGGGGTTCACGATGGTAGAAGGCGAGGATCTGCTGAGGCTAAACTCGGTTTAGCTGAAATCAGTCAGGATCATCCCCTCTCGGTTAACTCAGTAGACGATCTCAGTTTTAAGTACAACAATAACTACAGAGTTGACAGGTACTTTCACAGGTCTGTTGACGACGCTGATGAGGACAATGAGAGTgctaattttgattttaaaaCACTGGACAGATATCGGAGGATCATTGACACCAGTAGAGTTCGAAATACACCGAAGAAACGAAGTCGTTCGTTGTCATCGGCGAGAGTGAGTGATTGTGAATTAGACAATGGTATTTATCCAAAGTTGATGGGTGAGATTGATGAGGATGCGCTCATTGCGAGAGTCAAGAAATCCCTACCATCACCTAGATGTACAATATCCAAGTACGATTCGTCTGATGAAAGTTCGAGCTCTGACGAAGCGCTCGCTGCATTTATGGAGTCTATCGATAAGGTTTCACGATCGAAAGACAAATTTAAATATCCAGCGAGTCCGCGTGTCAAGTTTCTCCAATTACtcagcgagagacggagaattGTTGAGAACAGTCGAAGCACTGGCGCATCTTAA
- the LOC135166690 gene encoding uncharacterized protein LOC135166690 isoform X2 — MSRVEEGTKARKTASTLQNPTSSRSHALLTLTLEPFTSTGIASASIQTSESSTSRNVRRQDFSHGCKLHLVDLAGSENAAACAGINRLKEGANINKSLVALGNVISALAERGNSGNNPGRRFIPYRDSALTWLLKDSLGGNATTIMLATISPASGSFNETSHTLRFAQRAQSVINRPVINEDPVAKIIRELRAEVARLKSLLLEKNIEPHTELKHPPCPCQHNQDRQDFETRCVSTSTSNSPTPDSVSSNVSLTRRHSTSDSITPKSDTNTPPKCFGSLEIIENIDDTSYNLPLTNYNCARISQLIEEEVNEPVFVDIPTLVAVLIKPDDIVQSNSHQIEEISSDVVPEDSIENDFAGCVSPKAIKNLDTEKIETVNHKIETNEVDYVPSFHIIDSSPKCQTSHKAKLRKQQSTDSNLHGITPALVVSKRYGSTETLGKRSQPPAVVQKSQILSTSVEKRVNSDKPKKLNNIREIDDKSDQLKRDFSTKHRPTLTRKSSIDVLKRRTSKDSSSSSSKEEVNTKERRSSFLDSEQSKPHTIIQRTRRADIVAAVTERLYSSRKTSEDSNTASTPASDIRSPENSEVKLASATRMRLQEISRKMLAKRRRICVDTQTDSASTLRLKDKAINVREPKVLRKDASVLTDRHENYDLLEPSDKVVRRVKETSTSTADAPHLPPIYFKDSANITDHCSNHWDTMELCQHDSGILYDDAHFDGAVQMTESSMNTNLPIEPPSSGVQTSEEDTRTCCNGARHPAHPCQKNNKPCCPPKIIIPRGGDHESIAHDHNHDGHAHDHPPDHSDDHEHHHHDESVHDHQPHDHEDDHQTGHAHGHDHHDHHTHHQVIKPCCPPEVHSPHKHSPDDCDKSVISINLPDMINITIQSPVVLESKVKVFDGKDLRQSDTKRDTETQTDKKNALEIGTLTDESVNRPRTRDSSTTTITRPSSSQTDGRTFRIENIFHDPRGNGSTSIDVHPGISSNCYQPNNSILFTNSIGTSFTAGSRDNEKFYDSGQLSPVTRRRKSFANEWFNKASSTWPTSSRWRCQSPPSISPHNYNSPSTSIDTYPLSSNYFYNHDSPSNSSSSRKVSWRENYRINMSNTPGEQRTVTKPVETKVTDKLPTLMCPSAGVTNEGLRSSSFIGMIDRKGVYEQETNFSDDSLDPKDERVRRFAGDVKSDFIVKNKIEDSVNDNPCPPDVVAHTKRDCCDSLLCPEDTVDFDDTDIELPRTKVSGLSGDPSVPVQQFKSMILGVPLVPLLLNNDHDNDGILQRKSRDKKRVSFGDTDVITEPMTSSLRDYKFAGSLRSIMKLNNSESMDEKISWTGPIESNHSTRLNFRSRTPLDYDEISQKSGNIIEEYLDEALVFMRNINSINKCTSGGDGTNEKPLVRHRRQTLEASACSPYEKCLRSMERLEQCLSRVKCHEDGLQGVHDGRRRGSAEAKLGLAEISQDHPLSVNSVDDLSFKYNNNYRVDRYFHRSVDDADEDNESANFDFKTLDRYRRIIDTSRVRNTPKKRSRSLSSARVSDCELDNGIYPKLMGEIDEDALIARVKKSLPSPRCTISKYDSSDESSSSDEALAAFMESIDKVSRSKDKFKYPASPRVKFLQLLSERRRIVENSRSTGAS, encoded by the exons ATGTCTCGTGTGGAGGAGGGTACGAAAGCCCGCAAAACAGCCTCGACCCTGCAGAATCCCACCAGTAGTAGGAGTCACGCTCTTCTAACACTTACCCTCGAGCCATTCACCAGTACTGGAATAGCCAGTGCATCCATACAAACGTCGGAATCGTCGACGTCCAGGAACGTGCGACGACAGGACTTCAGTCACGGTTGCAAGTTACACTTGGTCGATCTGGCGGGCAGTGAGAATGCGGCTGCATGCGCTGGAATTAATCGTCTCAAA GAAGGTGCAAACATAAATAAGAGCCTAGTTGCACTGGGTAATGTGATCTCAGCTCTTGCGGAAAGAGGTAATAGTGGAAATAATCCAGGAAGAAGATTTATACCTTACAGAGACTCAGCACTAACGTGGCTCCTGAAAGACTCACTCGGTGGCAATGCAACCACCATTATGCTGGCAA CGATATCGCCAGCAAGCGGAAGCTTCAACGAGACGTCTCACACACTGCGGTTTGCCCAGAGGGCACAGAGTGTTATTAACAGGCCAGTGATAAATGAAGATCCAGTTGCTAAGATAATACGGGAGCTACGAGCAGAGGTTGCGAGATTAAAATCATTGCTTTTGGAGAAG AACATCGAGCCACATACGGAATTGAAGCATCCGCCATGCCCCTGTCAACATAACCAGGATCGTCAGGACTTCGAGACCAGATGCGTATCAACGTCGACGTCGAATTCACCAACGCCCGATTCAGTATCATCCAACGTCAGTCTGACGAGGCGACACAGTACGAGCGATTCCATCACCCCTAAATCAGATACGAATACTCCACCAAAGTGTTTTGGTTCActcgaaataatcgaaaatatcGATGATACTTCGTACAATTTACCACTGACAAATTACAATTGCGCGAGAATATCACAATTGATTGAAGAGGAAGTCAATGAACCGGTTTTTGTCGATATACCAACGTTGGTGGCTGTACTCATCAAACCAGACGACATTGTACAATCCAATTCCCATCAAATCGAGGAGATTTCCAGTGACGTTGTACCGGaagattcaattgaaaatgatttcGCTGGTTGTGTTTCGCCCAAGGCGATCAAAAATTTGGACACCGAGAAGATTGAAACAGTGAATCATAAAATCGAGACAAACGAAGTTGACTATGTACCGAGTTTTCACATTATCGATAGCAGTCCAAAGTGTCAGACCAGTCACAAGGCAAAACTACGTAAACAGCAGTCAACTGATTCTAATCTCCACGGAATTACACCAGCGTTAGTGGTTTCCAAGAGATACGGATCAACGGAGACACTGGGTAAGAGGTCGCAACCACCTGCGGTAGTTCAAAAGTCCCAAATACTCTCGACAAGCGTTGAAAAACGTGTGAACTCGGATAAACCGAAGAAGCTGAACAACATCAGGGAAATAGACGACAAATCGGATCAATTGAAACGTGATTTTTCCACCAAGCACAGACCAACTCTAACTCGAAAATCCAGCATTGATGTTCTGAAAAGACGAACAAGTAAGGACAGCAGTTCCAGCAGTTCCAAGGAGGAAGTTAACACAAAGGAGCGTAGGAGTAGTTTCCTCGATTCTGAGCAATCAAAGCCCCATACGATAATCCAACGTACCAGAAGAGCTGACATAGTTGCTGCTGTTACAGAGAGGCTCTATTCGAGCAGAAAGACGAGTGAGGACAGCAACACGGCGTCTACACCGGCCTCGGACATACGTTCCCCCGAGAATTCGGAGGTGAAATTGGCTAGTGCAACGAGAATGCGTCTACAAGAAATATCCCGAAAAATGTTGGCCAAAAGACGACGCATATGTGTTGACACGCAAACCGATTCGGCCTCAACTCTCCGCCTCAAGGACAAAGCCATCAACGTCAGAGAGCCAAAGGTCCTTCGTAAGGATGCGTCTGTGCTCACCGATCGTCATGAGAATTACGATTTACTCGAGCCCAGCGATAAAGTCGTTCGTCGTGTCAAAGAGACGTCCACATCAACGGCAGATGCACCACATCTACCGCCCATTTACTTCAAGGACTCAGCTAACATCACAGACCACTGCAGCAATCATTGGGACACAATGGAGTTGTGCCAGCACGATTCTGGAATACTTTATGATGATGCTCATTTCGATGGAGCGGTACAGATGACCGAGAGTTCTATGAATACGAATTTGCCAATTGAACCGCCATCCAGTGGGGTACAAACCTCCGAAGAAGACACAAGAACTTGTTGCAATGGTGCGCGTCATCCAGCGCACCCTTGCCAAAAGAATAATAAACCGTGTTGTCCacctaaaataattattccaagAGGAGGGGACCATGAATCCATTGCCCACGATCACAATCACGATGGACATGCCCACGATCATCCACCTGATCACAGCGACGATCACGAGCATCATCATCATGACGAAAGTGTTCATGACCACCAGCCACACGATCACGAGGACGATCATCAAACAGGTCATGCCCATGGTCATGACCACCACGATCATCACACTCATCATCAAGTGATAAAGCCCTGCTGTCCCCCAGAGGTTCATTCACCTCACAAGCACAGCCCAGACGACTGTGACAAGAGTGTAATCTCAATAAATCTTCCTGACATGATAAACATCACGATACAATCGCCCGTCGTATTGGAGTCAAAGGTCAAAGTATTTGACGGTAAGGATTTGCGTCAAAGTGATACAAAACGTGACACAGAAACTCagacagataaaaaaaatgcacttGAGATTGGTACACTTACTGATGAAAGTGTAAATCGTCCGAGAACGAGGGACTCGTCAACGACGACGATAACGAGACCGAGTAGCAGTCAAACTGACGGACGTACATTTAggatagaaaatatatttcatgatCCACGAGGCAATGGGTCAACATCGATCGACGTACATCCGGGTATTTCCTCAAATTGTTATCAACCCAACAATTCCATTCTCTTCACCAATTCCATTGGTACATCATTCACTGCTGGAAGCcgagataatgaaaaattttatgactccGGACAGTTGAGTCCAGTGACCAGACGACGGAAATCCTTCGCCAACGAGTGGTTCAACAAAGCGAGCTCTACGTGGCCAACATCGTCAAGATGGCGGTGTCAAAGTCCCCCGAGTATTTCACCCCATAATTACAACAGTCCGAGTACATCCATCGACACTTACCCATTATcatctaattatttttacaatcaTGATTCACCTTCTAATTCGTCATCATCGCGGAAGGTATCGTGGCGAGAGAATTACAGGATTAATATGTCGAATACTCCCGGTGAACAAAGGACTGTAACTAAACCAGTGGAGACAAAGGTCACAGATAAATTGCCAACGCTGATGTGCCCCAGCGCAGGCGTCACAAATGAGGGTCTGAGGTCGTCCTCCTTCATCGGGATGATAGATCGTAAGGGAGTTTACGAGCAAGAAACTAACTTTTCGGATGACAGCCTAGACCCTAAGGACGAGAGAGTGAGACGGTTCGCTGGTGATGTAAAAAGCGATTTTATCGTGAAAAATAAGATTGAAGATAGTGTGAATGATAATCCATGTCCTCCGGATGTTGTTGCACATACAAAAAGAGATTGTTGTGATTCATTGTTGTGCCCGGAGGATACGGTTGATTTTGATGATACGGATATTGAATTGCCGAGAACGAAAGTTAGTGGGTTATCAGGGGATCCATCAGTTCCTGTACAACAATTTAAATCAATGATTCTGGGTGTACCACTTGTcccattattattaaataatgatcACGATAATGACGGTATTTTGCAACGCAAATCGCGCGACAAGAAACGCGTGTCATTCGGTGATACCGACGTCATCACTGAGCCGATGACATCGTCATTGCGTGATTATAAATTTGCTGGGTCATTGAGATCGATAATGAAGCTGAATAATTCCGAATCAATGGATGAGAAAATCAGCTGGACAGGGCCAATTGAAtcaaatcactcgacaaggttgAATTTTCGAAGCAGAACTCCTCTGGATTATGATGAGATATCGCAAAAATCTGGTAACATCATTGAAGAATATTTGGACGAGGCGCTGGTATTCATGCGaaatataaattcaatcaaCAAGTGCACCAGCGGTGGTGATGGAACGAATGAAAAGCCCCTGGTGAGACATCGGAGGCAGACACTCGAGGCAAGTGCGTGCAGTCCTTACGAAAAATGCTTGAGGAGTATGGAGAGACTTGAGCAGTGTCTCAGCAGAGTCAAGTGTCATGAGGATGGGCTTCAGGGGGTTCACGATGGTAGAAGGCGAGGATCTGCTGAGGCTAAACTCGGTTTAGCTGAAATCAGTCAGGATCATCCCCTCTCGGTTAACTCAGTAGACGATCTCAGTTTTAAGTACAACAATAACTACAGAGTTGACAGGTACTTTCACAGGTCTGTTGACGACGCTGATGAGGACAATGAGAGTgctaattttgattttaaaaCACTGGACAGATATCGGAGGATCATTGACACCAGTAGAGTTCGAAATACACCGAAGAAACGAAGTCGTTCGTTGTCATCGGCGAGAGTGAGTGATTGTGAATTAGACAATGGTATTTATCCAAAGTTGATGGGTGAGATTGATGAGGATGCGCTCATTGCGAGAGTCAAGAAATCCCTACCATCACCTAGATGTACAATATCCAAGTACGATTCGTCTGATGAAAGTTCGAGCTCTGACGAAGCGCTCGCTGCATTTATGGAGTCTATCGATAAGGTTTCACGATCGAAAGACAAATTTAAATATCCAGCGAGTCCGCGTGTCAAGTTTCTCCAATTACtcagcgagagacggagaattGTTGAGAACAGTCGAAGCACTGGCGCATCTTAA